From Deinococcus yavapaiensis KR-236, one genomic window encodes:
- a CDS encoding GIY-YIG nuclease family protein, with the protein MSGQIARTRAEFDAWLSTHRPRSAVIAVRAEPLDRRAVLARVASLTGAQRDDAYVTLLLERRPVEDTPAFVEATREPLRRWATLVDGLLAGEGAFARWRTRLLFEGKTTSRFDLRLYVVGEGALGEATADETVEALATWARAAFPLRLLDPVAPPKR; encoded by the coding sequence GTGAGCGGGCAGATCGCGCGAACGCGCGCCGAGTTCGACGCGTGGCTGTCCACCCACCGCCCACGAAGCGCCGTGATCGCCGTGCGTGCAGAGCCGCTGGACCGCCGAGCGGTGCTCGCCCGCGTGGCGTCGCTGACAGGCGCGCAACGCGACGACGCCTACGTCACGCTTCTGCTCGAGCGCCGTCCCGTCGAGGACACGCCCGCGTTCGTGGAGGCGACGCGTGAACCCTTGCGCCGCTGGGCGACCCTCGTGGACGGTCTGCTCGCCGGAGAAGGGGCGTTCGCTCGCTGGCGCACTCGACTGCTGTTCGAAGGCAAGACGACGTCGCGCTTCGACTTGCGCCTTTACGTCGTCGGCGAAGGCGCCCTCGGCGAAGCGACGGCGGACGAGACGGTCGAGGCGTTGGCGACGTGGGCGCGCGCCGCCTTTCCGCTTCG
- a CDS encoding extradiol ring-cleavage dioxygenase yields the protein MTGIVFACVAPHGSEIVEDLAGSTPELMASTRASLQALGKAARAASLDAMIVLTPHGTRVEGQFALADSERMAGEVESHGVTLTMERRVDRTLARSVAQAAEADGLRVASLNFATSEGPFSNLPLDWGVIIPLHFMPDVPVVVINPPRGTDLAPHERFGAALARAARESGKRVGLIASCDWSHTHDASGPYGFHEAAARLDGAVVDAMKRGDLEALATFDATFVEDAKPDGLWQTLVLAGAIPREARHVDVLSYEAPTYFGLLCARVTSTA from the coding sequence GTGACGGGCATCGTGTTCGCGTGCGTCGCGCCGCACGGCTCGGAGATCGTGGAGGACCTCGCCGGAAGCACGCCCGAGCTCATGGCGTCGACGCGCGCGAGCTTGCAAGCGCTCGGGAAGGCCGCGCGGGCAGCGTCCCTCGACGCCATGATCGTCCTCACGCCGCACGGAACACGCGTCGAGGGGCAGTTCGCGCTCGCCGACTCGGAGCGCATGGCGGGCGAGGTGGAGTCTCACGGCGTGACGTTGACGATGGAGCGCCGCGTGGACCGCACGCTCGCGCGAAGCGTCGCGCAGGCGGCCGAGGCGGACGGGCTTCGCGTCGCCTCCTTGAACTTCGCGACGAGCGAAGGGCCTTTCTCCAACTTGCCGCTCGATTGGGGCGTCATCATTCCGCTGCACTTCATGCCGGACGTGCCCGTGGTCGTGATCAATCCGCCGCGCGGAACGGACTTGGCGCCGCATGAGCGCTTCGGCGCCGCCCTCGCCCGCGCGGCGCGCGAGTCGGGAAAGCGCGTCGGCCTCATCGCGAGTTGCGATTGGTCGCACACGCACGACGCGTCGGGACCGTACGGCTTTCACGAGGCGGCCGCGCGGCTGGACGGGGCGGTTGTCGACGCGATGAAGCGCGGCGACCTCGAAGCGCTCGCGACCTTCGACGCCACGTTCGTGGAGGACGCGAAGCCCGACGGCTTGTGGCAGACGCTCGTCCTCGCCGGAGCGATTCCGAGGGAGGCGCGGCACGTGGACGTCTTGTCGTACGAGGCGCCCACGTACTTCGGACTGCTGTGCGCTCGGGTGACGTCCACCGCGTGA
- a CDS encoding MFS transporter, which translates to MTLSHASVDLQTGALPLLLPTLLLALNLNYALAAGVIAANQIVIAVAQPLFGLLGDKKSFTWMVPVGLALTGLGMATVLWMPSYPLVLLAVTLSGLGSAMFHPEGLTRVRANSGEKLASGTSLFFSGGNIGFGLAPIVTALLLERLGKPSVLLLLVPTVLSLLLLRSQWQDVRRPVSTRKVGAGGAGRVRWGLVGFLMLLITLRGTVTGGLTTFLPLGHDVLNLSKDAAATLVTIISLSGIVGTLVGGIVADRIGKKPLLVGSAAILMLAMLAFGHTDGFALHLGLLAVVGLCSSAAWPTIVLMIQDAMPGLTGLASGLSLGTVYAATGLGVAALGTFADRAGIPATLSLLSWLPLGVLLLTALLPVPKEASA; encoded by the coding sequence GTGACGCTCTCGCACGCGAGCGTGGACCTTCAGACGGGCGCCCTGCCCTTGCTGCTTCCCACCTTGCTGCTCGCCCTCAACCTCAACTACGCGCTCGCGGCGGGCGTGATCGCCGCCAATCAAATCGTCATCGCGGTCGCGCAGCCGCTGTTCGGGCTGCTGGGCGACAAGAAGTCCTTCACGTGGATGGTGCCCGTCGGGCTCGCCCTCACGGGCCTCGGGATGGCGACGGTGCTGTGGATGCCGTCGTATCCGCTCGTGTTGCTCGCCGTGACTTTGAGCGGCCTCGGCTCGGCGATGTTCCACCCCGAGGGTCTCACGCGGGTGCGCGCCAATTCCGGCGAGAAGCTCGCGAGCGGCACGAGCTTGTTCTTCTCGGGCGGCAACATCGGCTTCGGGCTCGCGCCGATCGTGACGGCGCTTCTGCTCGAACGGCTCGGCAAGCCGTCGGTGCTGCTGCTGCTCGTCCCGACGGTCCTGAGCTTGCTGCTGCTGCGCTCGCAGTGGCAAGACGTGCGCCGACCCGTTTCGACGCGCAAGGTGGGCGCGGGCGGCGCGGGCCGCGTGCGCTGGGGCCTCGTGGGCTTCCTGATGCTGCTCATCACCCTGCGCGGCACGGTCACCGGGGGCCTCACGACGTTCCTTCCGCTCGGACACGACGTCCTGAACCTCTCGAAGGACGCGGCGGCGACCCTCGTGACGATCATCAGCCTCTCGGGCATCGTCGGAACGCTCGTGGGCGGTATCGTCGCCGACCGCATCGGCAAGAAGCCGCTGCTCGTCGGGTCGGCGGCCATTCTCATGCTGGCGATGCTGGCGTTCGGTCACACGGACGGCTTCGCCTTGCACCTCGGGCTGCTCGCAGTCGTGGGGCTGTGCTCCAGCGCGGCGTGGCCGACGATCGTCCTGATGATTCAAGACGCCATGCCCGGCCTCACGGGCCTCGCGTCGGGCTTGTCGCTCGGCACGGTCTACGCTGCGACGGGCCTCGGCGTGGCCGCCTTGGGAACCTTCGCCGACCGCGCGGGCATCCCGGCGACCCTCTCGCTGCTGTCGTGGCTGCCGCTCGGCGTGCTGCTCCTCACGGCGCTTTTGCCCGTCCCGAAAGAGGCGAGCGCGTGA
- a CDS encoding SDR family NAD(P)-dependent oxidoreductase yields MTATSGLHALVTGASSGIGVVYADRLAARGFDLTLLARREDRLRDVARDLSARHGVTADVLAADLAESADVRRVEEYLRVHGTDFLVNNAGFAVYRPLADLPEDTVEEMILVNVLALARLTRAALPGMLARGRGTIVNVSSGLSWRPFRTNATYSGTKAFVNNFTRALAEEVEGTNVKVQLLVPGVIRTEFHDTSGTDLDRLPPGMIMEAPDLVDASLKGLDLGELVCVPAQPDPEVIARVFEAQLAASPRSGEVAPRYRS; encoded by the coding sequence ATGACCGCGACTTCTGGGCTTCACGCGCTCGTCACGGGCGCGTCCTCGGGCATCGGCGTCGTATACGCGGACCGCCTCGCGGCGCGCGGCTTCGACCTCACCCTTCTCGCGCGGCGCGAAGATCGCCTGCGTGACGTCGCCCGCGACTTGTCGGCGCGGCACGGCGTCACGGCGGACGTGCTCGCCGCCGACCTCGCCGAGTCGGCCGACGTGCGCCGCGTCGAGGAGTACCTGCGCGTGCACGGCACGGACTTCCTCGTGAACAACGCGGGCTTCGCGGTGTACCGCCCGCTCGCGGACCTTCCCGAGGACACCGTCGAGGAGATGATCCTCGTGAACGTCCTCGCGCTCGCCCGCCTCACGCGCGCCGCCTTGCCGGGGATGCTGGCGCGCGGCCGAGGCACGATCGTCAACGTGTCGTCGGGCCTGTCGTGGCGCCCGTTTCGCACGAACGCCACGTACAGCGGCACGAAAGCGTTCGTCAACAACTTCACGCGGGCCCTCGCCGAGGAGGTCGAAGGCACGAACGTCAAAGTGCAACTCCTCGTGCCGGGCGTGATTCGCACGGAGTTCCACGACACGTCGGGCACCGACCTCGACCGTCTTCCGCCCGGCATGATCATGGAGGCGCCCGACCTCGTGGACGCGTCCTTGAAAGGCTTGGATCTCGGCGAGTTGGTGTGCGTGCCCGCCCAGCCGGACCCGGAGGTCATCGCGCGCGTCTTCGAGGCGCAACTCGCTGCCTCGCCGAGGTCGGGCGAGGTGGCGCCGCGTTACCGATCCTGA
- a CDS encoding polyphosphate kinase 2 family protein — protein MSSERVKPDERANLRKRDPNERGAYAGEDGKARAREETRVLVARLAEWQERLYAEGRQALLVVLQAMDAGGKDGAVKHVMSGVNPAGVTVTSFKRPTDEEARHDFLWRVHAKTPPRGTIGLFNRSHYEDVLVPRVHGTLDEEALRQRVEAIRDFERHLAREGTTIVKFFLHISKEEQRERLQARVDDPEKRWKFQLGDLDERERWDDYQAAYDDLIGDTSAEHAPWYVIPANRKWYRDLVVARVLVETLERMNPRFPKEPEGVDWGTLRVK, from the coding sequence ATGTCGAGCGAACGGGTGAAGCCTGACGAGCGAGCGAACTTGCGGAAACGCGATCCGAACGAGCGTGGAGCGTACGCGGGCGAAGACGGCAAGGCGAGGGCGCGCGAAGAGACGCGCGTCCTCGTCGCGCGCCTCGCCGAGTGGCAAGAACGTCTCTACGCCGAGGGACGGCAAGCCCTCCTGGTCGTACTGCAGGCGATGGACGCGGGCGGCAAGGACGGCGCCGTGAAGCACGTGATGAGCGGCGTGAACCCGGCGGGCGTGACCGTCACGAGTTTCAAGCGACCCACGGACGAGGAGGCGCGGCACGACTTCTTGTGGCGTGTGCACGCCAAGACGCCGCCACGCGGGACGATCGGCTTGTTCAACCGCTCGCACTACGAGGACGTTCTCGTGCCGCGCGTGCACGGCACGCTGGACGAGGAGGCACTTCGGCAGCGCGTGGAGGCCATTCGTGATTTCGAGCGTCACCTCGCCCGCGAAGGAACGACGATCGTGAAGTTTTTTCTGCACATCTCCAAAGAGGAGCAGCGAGAACGCCTGCAAGCCCGGGTGGACGACCCCGAGAAGCGCTGGAAGTTCCAACTCGGCGACCTTGACGAACGCGAGCGTTGGGACGACTATCAAGCGGCGTACGACGACCTCATCGGAGATACCAGCGCCGAGCACGCGCCGTGGTACGTGATTCCGGCGAACCGCAAGTGGTACCGGGACCTCGTCGTGGCGCGCGTCCTCGTCGAAACGCTGGAACGCATGAATCCACGCTTCCCGAAAGAGCCCGAGGGTGTGGACTGGGGGACGCTGCGAGTGAAGTAG
- a CDS encoding sensor domain-containing diguanylate cyclase translates to MNEPIGYEQRRLEALARYAILDTLPEDAFDRLAKLAAAVFGAPIALVNFVADQYTFSKACYGIDVSHHDRSLSLCARTIESNAVLTVLDLSSDPHFAAFPTVTQTKGVRFYSGAPIKTHDGFNIGVICVLDYAPRGSVSDVERESLEHLAAIAFDELELRRKTLELQREASAKEALVRTLRSTQLMSDTLLGITSLAQLELPPAELASHALELLSRAIDVEWCNLSASRDDSVTFETIWARDDAADALTHAIPTRRGETGGASWRAANDSRPSFTSAYEQERGALPELVEAGLQAVAWLPLGEFDGAHYVLVLGRLREARRWTERDRQLLATATRAIRYALGVREQTRAARAASRTDLLTGLANRRALDEALEQVAERALPIVVAMLDVDGLKCVNDTRGHAAGDALLRIFGSTLAAHLPVGVSAFRLGGDEFALLLPLGEEDGPSGARARVLASIDPAVATARTAGFPEAGVSFGVACWPRDAETLEDVLERADAALYEDKRARKAFHANRDGERSVEGASNATNGAPLGDLVLDVEAATLLGSSPSALPSPKEAD, encoded by the coding sequence ATGAACGAACCCATCGGGTACGAGCAACGTCGATTGGAGGCGCTGGCCCGCTACGCCATCCTCGACACGCTCCCCGAGGACGCCTTCGATCGCCTCGCCAAACTCGCGGCGGCCGTGTTCGGCGCCCCCATCGCCTTGGTGAACTTCGTGGCGGATCAATACACCTTCTCGAAAGCGTGCTACGGCATCGACGTCTCGCACCACGACCGCTCGCTGTCCTTGTGCGCGCGCACGATCGAATCGAACGCCGTCCTGACCGTCTTGGACCTTTCGAGCGATCCGCACTTCGCGGCCTTCCCGACGGTCACGCAGACGAAAGGCGTGCGGTTCTACTCGGGCGCGCCCATCAAGACGCACGACGGCTTCAACATCGGCGTCATCTGCGTGCTCGATTACGCGCCGAGGGGCAGCGTGAGCGACGTAGAGCGCGAAAGCTTGGAGCACCTCGCGGCCATAGCGTTCGACGAGTTGGAGTTACGCCGCAAGACGCTGGAGCTGCAACGCGAAGCGAGCGCGAAAGAAGCGCTCGTGCGGACGCTGCGCAGCACACAGCTCATGAGCGACACGCTGCTCGGCATCACGAGCCTCGCGCAACTCGAGTTGCCGCCCGCCGAACTCGCGTCGCACGCGCTGGAACTGCTTTCACGCGCCATCGACGTCGAATGGTGCAACCTCAGCGCGTCGCGTGACGATTCGGTGACCTTCGAGACGATCTGGGCGAGGGACGACGCCGCCGACGCGCTCACACACGCGATTCCCACGCGGCGCGGCGAGACAGGTGGAGCGTCGTGGCGTGCGGCGAACGATTCCCGGCCCTCGTTCACGTCGGCGTACGAGCAGGAACGGGGCGCTCTGCCCGAACTCGTCGAGGCGGGCTTGCAGGCCGTCGCGTGGCTGCCCCTCGGCGAGTTCGACGGAGCGCACTACGTCTTGGTGCTGGGCCGGTTGCGAGAAGCGCGGCGCTGGACGGAACGCGACCGTCAGCTGTTGGCGACGGCGACGCGGGCCATCCGCTACGCTCTGGGCGTTCGCGAGCAGACGCGCGCCGCTCGGGCGGCGTCTCGCACCGACCTTCTGACGGGCCTCGCCAACCGTCGAGCCTTGGACGAAGCCTTGGAGCAAGTCGCCGAGCGCGCGCTTCCCATCGTGGTGGCGATGCTGGACGTGGACGGACTCAAGTGCGTGAACGACACGCGCGGTCACGCGGCGGGCGACGCGTTACTGCGCATCTTCGGCTCCACCCTCGCGGCGCATCTGCCCGTGGGCGTGAGCGCCTTTCGGCTTGGCGGCGACGAGTTCGCGCTGCTGCTGCCGCTCGGCGAGGAGGACGGGCCTTCGGGGGCACGCGCGCGCGTCTTGGCGTCGATCGACCCGGCCGTCGCGACCGCGCGCACGGCGGGCTTCCCCGAGGCGGGCGTGTCGTTCGGCGTGGCCTGCTGGCCTCGAGACGCCGAGACGCTCGAAGACGTCTTGGAGCGAGCCGACGCCGCCTTGTACGAAGACAAGCGCGCCCGCAAAGCCTTCCACGCCAATAGAGATGGAGAGCGAAGCGTGGAAGGCGCCTCGAATGCCACCAACGGCGCCCCGCTCGGCGACCTCGTGTTGGACGTCGAGGCAGCAACCCTTCTCGGAAGTTCGCCGAGCGCGCTTCCCAGCCCGAAGGAAGCGGACTAG